One Williamsia phyllosphaerae DNA segment encodes these proteins:
- a CDS encoding SDR family oxidoreductase translates to MTTWRERTVTSADVRLAVFEMGDTSNPTVVLVHGWPDTHHLWTHVAPLLAEDFHVVAYDTRGYGATDAPAGDAPYRLEALAGDLFAVAAAVSDKPVHVMAHDWGSVQTWEAVTTPGASDRIASFTSVSGPNLDHLGMWARSKLRRPTPSAVGTALTQVASSAYTVMFQLPVVPKVFFGLLGWAPVWRQFLHLVEGTAPGDVTVSPTLHRDMISGLRYYRANLRPRLFHPDARSTDIPVFQIVNRRDIALRPAIYEHTHQYVQQLWRRDLPTGHWLPYSRPELLAETTRDFITSLESGTPSAAIARARLTGTPAPFAGKLAVITGAGSGIGRETALLLAEQGGEVVLADIDLAAAEKTASIITDTGGTAHAYALDVADTDAFESFVTTVTDTHGVPDIVVNNAGIGLAGPLLDATDAQIRRLVDINLVSVATGSRLFGRAMVARGLGGQIVNLASAAAFTPQRGLGAYAATKAGVLLLSESLRAELAEHHIGVTAICPGIVDTNIISATEFAGTSGDSQEQLRDKMNGMYRRRGFTPDRVATEILGAISANRAVVPVTVEAKVGYRIYRFVPGLSRRMARTNLV, encoded by the coding sequence ATGACCACGTGGCGTGAGCGCACCGTGACCAGCGCCGACGTGCGGCTGGCGGTGTTCGAGATGGGCGACACATCCAACCCCACCGTCGTGCTGGTCCACGGTTGGCCGGACACCCACCACCTGTGGACGCACGTGGCCCCGCTGCTCGCCGAGGACTTCCACGTCGTCGCCTATGACACCCGCGGATACGGCGCCACCGATGCACCGGCGGGCGACGCCCCGTACCGACTCGAGGCCCTCGCCGGCGACCTGTTCGCCGTCGCCGCGGCGGTCAGCGACAAGCCGGTGCACGTGATGGCGCACGACTGGGGGTCGGTCCAGACCTGGGAGGCCGTGACCACCCCGGGCGCCTCCGATCGCATCGCCTCGTTCACGTCGGTGTCGGGACCCAACCTCGACCACCTCGGCATGTGGGCCCGCAGCAAGCTCCGCCGCCCGACCCCGTCCGCTGTCGGCACCGCCCTGACGCAGGTCGCGTCGTCGGCGTACACGGTGATGTTCCAGCTACCGGTGGTCCCGAAGGTCTTCTTCGGACTGCTCGGGTGGGCGCCGGTGTGGCGGCAGTTCCTGCACCTGGTCGAGGGCACCGCCCCGGGCGACGTGACCGTCTCACCCACGCTGCACCGCGACATGATCTCGGGCCTGCGGTACTACCGCGCCAACCTGCGGCCCCGACTGTTCCATCCGGACGCCCGCTCGACCGACATCCCGGTCTTCCAGATCGTCAACCGCCGCGACATCGCCCTGCGGCCGGCCATCTACGAGCACACCCATCAGTACGTGCAGCAGTTGTGGCGCCGCGACCTGCCGACCGGACACTGGCTGCCGTACTCGCGGCCCGAGCTGCTGGCCGAGACGACCCGCGACTTCATCACGTCGCTGGAGAGCGGGACCCCGAGCGCCGCGATCGCCCGCGCCCGCCTCACCGGCACCCCCGCACCCTTCGCCGGGAAGCTCGCCGTCATCACCGGCGCCGGCAGCGGGATCGGCCGGGAGACCGCATTGTTGCTGGCCGAACAGGGCGGTGAGGTGGTCCTCGCCGACATCGACCTCGCCGCGGCCGAGAAGACCGCGAGCATCATCACCGACACCGGCGGCACCGCCCACGCCTACGCACTCGACGTGGCCGACACCGATGCGTTCGAGTCGTTCGTCACCACCGTCACCGACACCCACGGCGTCCCCGACATCGTCGTCAACAACGCCGGGATCGGCCTGGCCGGACCGCTTCTCGACGCGACCGACGCCCAGATCCGACGCCTCGTCGACATCAACCTCGTGTCGGTCGCGACGGGCAGCCGCCTGTTCGGTCGGGCGATGGTCGCGCGCGGACTCGGCGGCCAGATCGTCAACCTGGCCTCGGCCGCCGCGTTCACCCCGCAGCGCGGACTCGGCGCCTACGCCGCCACCAAGGCCGGCGTGCTGCTGCTCAGCGAGTCGCTGCGAGCCGAGTTGGCCGAACACCACATCGGTGTCACGGCCATCTGCCCCGGCATCGTCGACACCAACATCATCTCGGCCACCGAGTTCGCCGGCACGAGCGGCGACAGCCAGGAACAGCTGCGCGACAAGATGAACGGAATGTATCGCCGCCGCGGGTTCACACCCGACCGGGTGGCGACGGAGATCCTGGGGGCGATCAGTGCAAACCGCGCGGTGGTCCCGGTGACGGTGGAGGCCAAGGTCGGCTACCGCATCTACCGCTTCGTGCCGGGTCTGTCCCGGCGCATGGCCCGCACCAACCTGGTCTGA
- a CDS encoding esterase/lipase family protein, giving the protein MSAGRVSMVVAVVVMLLGSGGVASAGPEQSRSVVPGAAAPVVRTQAGAVAYAKAHPDAAPPRANDFRCRPNAAHPRPVLLLHGTDSSAYSDFGEIAPMLARRGFCVFAINYGGRPSTTSFGTEDVRRSGRQVAEFIPRVLAATGASMLDIIGYSQGANIGRYVIADLGAAKQVRRWIGLAAPSYGSVFYGLAPLARIPGLVAAVGPDTVSTALVQQIAGSEFIRRLNRGGDTVAGVDYTTIGSRYDEVIQPYTNIALRSRGATNILVSDRCAADMVGHFGMPYDRYAQQLLINVIDPGHPVRPQCRSVPLGSGIAEVVIGANS; this is encoded by the coding sequence ATGTCCGCGGGACGGGTGAGCATGGTGGTGGCAGTGGTCGTGATGCTGCTCGGGTCGGGCGGGGTCGCCTCCGCCGGGCCCGAGCAGTCACGGTCGGTGGTCCCGGGTGCCGCGGCCCCTGTGGTGCGAACCCAGGCCGGGGCGGTTGCCTACGCCAAAGCGCACCCGGACGCTGCCCCGCCGCGTGCCAACGACTTCCGATGCCGGCCGAACGCTGCCCATCCGCGCCCGGTCCTCCTGCTGCACGGGACCGACTCGAGCGCCTACTCCGACTTCGGTGAGATCGCCCCGATGCTCGCCCGACGCGGCTTCTGTGTCTTCGCTATCAACTACGGTGGCCGCCCGTCGACCACGAGTTTCGGAACCGAGGACGTCCGCCGCAGCGGCAGGCAGGTGGCGGAGTTCATTCCACGGGTGCTCGCCGCGACCGGCGCATCGATGCTCGACATCATCGGGTACTCGCAGGGCGCGAACATCGGTCGCTACGTCATCGCCGATCTCGGCGCGGCGAAACAGGTACGCAGGTGGATCGGGCTCGCCGCACCGAGCTACGGCAGCGTCTTCTACGGGCTCGCACCCCTGGCCCGCATTCCAGGACTGGTTGCGGCGGTGGGTCCCGACACCGTCAGCACCGCGTTGGTCCAGCAGATCGCGGGGTCGGAATTCATCCGCCGACTAAACCGCGGCGGCGACACCGTGGCAGGCGTGGACTACACGACGATCGGATCGCGCTATGACGAGGTGATCCAGCCGTACACGAACATCGCGCTCCGCTCGCGGGGTGCGACGAACATCCTCGTCTCGGATCGATGCGCCGCCGACATGGTCGGCCACTTCGGGATGCCCTACGACCGGTACGCCCAGCAATTGCTGATCAACGTAATCGACCCCGGGCATCCCGTCCGCCCGCAATGCCGTTCGGTGCCTCTGGGTTCCGGGATCGCCGAAGTGGTGATCGGCGCCAACTCCTAG
- a CDS encoding glycosyl hydrolase family 28-related protein, with amino-acid sequence MTDDLGPEANGRFSRRRLVAGAFAAAAVVPLAASCSTDSPPAVPDSPTLSDAPNARNVKSFGAKGDGTTDDTDAFRRACSQVDDRLVLYIPAGTYRLSSVPELPSFSTVIGDGSDLSVMLYPGSETLVKINGKQRIAFKRVGIYVTDPSATALTISASFRCSFDSVVIRGNHSGENYPQYERQRGVVLDQNSGGTAFINSDINNFGIGLTSRCIQNYVTSSKFTSNRIGVLGAGNDKNAGLALANVEFVSDRNEQTTDTHLKIEGAANDWWLTNCWFEGCNTAITVGGPTGGPSQFGLVNAKLAARDTCIDLRSCRQPFLANVALDRDSDAPVTEIRIDTTNCPEGTAMNLISSSEFDLPGDVFPPNWTVIGRGTQSGATFQSQVVMRKANSAEDILQVQGDNFAVSARVAPSGTWVSEDVDAGIVLRGENGRYFRLGVDAQGAVRATDLGVERPN; translated from the coding sequence ATGACCGACGATCTCGGCCCAGAGGCCAACGGCAGGTTCTCCCGGAGACGCTTGGTGGCAGGCGCCTTCGCTGCCGCAGCCGTGGTTCCGCTCGCAGCCAGTTGCTCGACCGATTCGCCTCCGGCGGTTCCCGATTCGCCCACCCTCAGCGATGCGCCCAACGCACGGAACGTGAAGTCGTTCGGCGCCAAGGGGGACGGCACGACCGACGACACCGACGCGTTTCGTCGCGCGTGCAGTCAGGTCGATGACCGTCTGGTCCTCTACATCCCGGCCGGCACCTATCGCCTCAGCTCGGTACCGGAGTTGCCCAGCTTCTCCACGGTCATCGGTGATGGATCCGACCTATCGGTGATGCTGTATCCGGGATCCGAGACGCTGGTGAAGATCAACGGCAAGCAGCGGATCGCGTTCAAACGGGTCGGAATCTATGTCACCGACCCATCCGCCACCGCGTTGACCATCTCCGCGTCATTTCGCTGTTCGTTCGACTCGGTGGTCATCCGGGGTAATCACTCGGGAGAGAACTATCCGCAGTACGAGCGCCAGCGGGGCGTTGTCCTCGATCAGAACTCGGGTGGCACCGCGTTCATCAACAGTGACATCAACAATTTCGGAATCGGACTCACCTCGCGGTGCATCCAGAACTACGTCACCTCGTCGAAGTTCACGAGTAATCGCATCGGTGTTCTGGGAGCCGGCAACGACAAGAACGCAGGACTCGCTCTCGCCAACGTGGAGTTCGTCTCCGACCGAAACGAGCAGACCACCGACACCCACCTGAAGATCGAAGGCGCAGCGAACGACTGGTGGCTGACCAACTGCTGGTTCGAGGGTTGCAACACAGCCATCACGGTTGGCGGGCCCACCGGCGGACCATCGCAGTTCGGTCTGGTGAACGCGAAGCTCGCCGCTCGCGACACATGCATCGATCTACGTTCCTGCCGGCAACCGTTCTTGGCGAATGTCGCCTTGGACCGAGATTCCGATGCCCCGGTCACCGAGATCCGGATCGACACCACCAACTGCCCTGAGGGCACGGCGATGAACCTGATCTCCTCGTCCGAATTCGATCTTCCCGGTGACGTGTTCCCACCCAACTGGACGGTCATCGGTCGCGGCACGCAGAGCGGTGCGACCTTTCAGTCACAGGTGGTGATGAGGAAAGCCAACTCGGCCGAGGACATCCTGCAGGTCCAGGGGGACAACTTCGCCGTGTCTGCCCGCGTCGCACCCAGTGGTACATGGGTCTCGGAGGATGTCGACGCCGGCATTGTCCTCCGTGGGGAGAACGGACGATACTTCCGACTCGGGGTCGACGCCCAGGGCGCGGTGCGAGCGACGGACCTCGGCGTGGAGCGACCCAACTGA
- a CDS encoding PDR/VanB family oxidoreductase, which produces MAAPMEIYDAEATPPHLYGRFRHDPAMMFVAAVTRSWYPLLGRFVKAPKDTHVNTGVTTVRIAERTVVAEDENVVSLTFVALDGGELPPWYPGAHLDLLLPSGRMREYSLCGDPTDRTYYRIAVRRIPDGGGGSVEVHEALQVGDTISVKGPRNAFPLALPGRGSPAQRLRFVAGGIGITPILPMVAAADRLDLDWSMIYTGRSEDSLPFVETLRSHGDRVTVRTDDNGGIPTAAELLDGVEAGTAVYCCGPVPMLNAIRRELTHIDDVELHFERFSPPPVLDGSAFAVTLEATGREVEVSATESTLAAVRRTLPSVPYSCQQGFCGTCRVRVIDGEVDHRDTLLTPSERSAGWMLTCVSRAAAGSDLRLDI; this is translated from the coding sequence ATGGCCGCCCCGATGGAGATCTACGACGCCGAGGCGACCCCGCCGCATCTCTACGGACGGTTCCGACACGACCCGGCCATGATGTTCGTCGCCGCCGTCACACGCTCCTGGTATCCGTTGCTCGGCCGATTCGTGAAGGCGCCGAAGGACACCCACGTCAACACCGGCGTCACCACGGTCCGGATCGCCGAGCGCACCGTGGTGGCCGAGGACGAGAACGTGGTGTCGCTGACGTTCGTCGCACTCGACGGCGGAGAGTTACCGCCGTGGTACCCGGGCGCACACCTCGACCTGCTGCTGCCCTCAGGGCGGATGCGTGAGTACTCGCTCTGCGGCGACCCCACCGACCGGACCTACTACCGCATCGCGGTGCGTCGCATCCCCGACGGCGGTGGCGGTTCGGTCGAGGTCCACGAGGCCCTGCAGGTCGGTGACACCATCTCGGTCAAGGGACCGCGCAACGCCTTCCCGCTCGCACTCCCCGGCCGCGGGTCGCCCGCACAGCGGCTGCGCTTCGTCGCCGGCGGTATCGGCATCACCCCGATCCTGCCGATGGTCGCGGCGGCCGACCGCCTCGACCTCGACTGGTCGATGATCTACACCGGTCGATCCGAGGACTCCCTGCCGTTCGTCGAGACCCTGCGCTCGCACGGTGACCGCGTCACGGTCCGCACCGACGACAACGGCGGGATCCCGACGGCCGCCGAACTCCTCGACGGCGTCGAGGCCGGAACCGCGGTCTACTGCTGCGGACCGGTACCCATGCTCAACGCGATCCGCCGCGAGCTCACCCACATCGACGACGTGGAGCTGCACTTCGAACGGTTCAGTCCCCCACCGGTCCTCGACGGATCGGCGTTCGCTGTCACTCTCGAGGCGACCGGGCGCGAGGTCGAGGTCTCGGCGACCGAGTCGACTCTCGCCGCGGTCCGTAGGACGCTGCCGTCGGTGCCCTACTCGTGCCAGCAGGGTTTCTGCGGGACGTGTCGGGTCCGCGTCATCGACGGCGAGGTCGACCACCGGGACACGTTGCTGACGCCGTCGGAGCGCTCCGCCGGATGGATGCTCACCTGCGTCTCGCGCGCCGCCGCGGGGTCCGATCTGCGCCTCGACATCTGA
- a CDS encoding TetR/AcrR family transcriptional regulator produces MATKRTPGAEVRDALVSAGHRVLAAKGARGLTVRAVAAEAGVAPMGVYNHLDGKDGLVAVIVSDGFGQLQATTAGTRDPDGRQRLRESGRRYRRFALENPTLYRLMFSEECNLGGDSGLAAFGALTEIVRYAQAAGVVRDDDPVELTLAIWSCLHGAVSLELDGASPVPVDRDAIFESVLDLIENGVTAR; encoded by the coding sequence GTGGCCACGAAGAGAACTCCGGGTGCGGAGGTGCGGGACGCGTTGGTCAGCGCCGGGCATCGCGTTCTCGCAGCCAAGGGCGCGCGCGGGCTGACCGTGCGAGCGGTCGCAGCCGAGGCCGGCGTCGCCCCGATGGGGGTGTACAACCACCTCGACGGCAAGGACGGCCTGGTCGCGGTCATCGTCTCGGACGGGTTCGGACAACTCCAGGCCACGACGGCAGGCACTCGTGATCCCGACGGACGGCAGCGACTCCGGGAATCCGGTCGACGTTACCGACGCTTCGCGCTGGAGAACCCGACCCTGTACCGACTGATGTTCTCCGAGGAGTGCAACCTCGGCGGCGACTCCGGCCTGGCCGCGTTCGGGGCGCTCACCGAGATCGTGCGGTACGCGCAGGCCGCCGGTGTCGTCCGCGACGACGACCCCGTCGAACTGACCTTGGCCATCTGGTCGTGCCTGCACGGCGCGGTGAGCCTGGAGCTCGACGGGGCGTCACCGGTCCCGGTCGATCGCGATGCGATCTTCGAATCCGTGCTCGACCTGATCGAGAACGGCGTCACCGCGCGCTGA
- a CDS encoding glycosyl hydrolase family 28-related protein, which yields MIGSHDGPNQFGRRGLLAGGVVAGLGSAAAIAGLLEKGTSPRDSPIELTANDPDASLPLNYVNVKAAPFNAGGVGATDDTAAIARAYQSAAANGRPMFFPAGNYKVTSLPAMANNMTILGAGAGLSTIIYEGSGTLLSLSNAQHVTFKNIGFWITGASGTGISLSNCFRCSFESVMIRGQHSAANTTGFRAQTGVVLTANTGGTSFLDCDINNLGTGMKTSCIQNYVANSKFATNYVGILGTGNNLNAGMSLMNTEFVSNPSVAETNVHIYIDGRANDWWLTNCWFEGANKAIVVGVAGVGGPSQFGMSNCKVAGKQIVLDLQYCRQPHLSNVVFDADPGGTPTLLRINASSCPDGVAINLINSQAADFASSVFPPNWTVIGRRRFGSTLVSPNGHSWQLKVSDSGAVTASDLGVI from the coding sequence ATGATCGGTTCACACGACGGCCCCAATCAGTTCGGACGGCGAGGCCTTCTCGCGGGTGGTGTCGTCGCAGGCCTGGGATCGGCCGCAGCAATAGCAGGCCTGCTGGAAAAGGGGACCTCCCCTCGCGACTCGCCCATCGAACTGACAGCAAACGACCCGGATGCCTCGCTGCCGCTCAACTACGTGAATGTCAAGGCCGCTCCGTTCAATGCAGGCGGAGTCGGTGCAACCGACGACACCGCCGCCATCGCCAGGGCGTATCAATCCGCGGCCGCCAACGGCCGACCGATGTTCTTCCCGGCGGGCAATTACAAGGTCACCTCACTGCCCGCAATGGCCAACAACATGACGATTCTCGGCGCGGGCGCCGGATTGTCGACGATCATCTACGAGGGCAGCGGAACCCTGCTGTCGCTGTCGAACGCCCAGCACGTCACCTTCAAGAACATCGGGTTCTGGATAACCGGCGCGTCCGGCACCGGCATCTCGTTGTCCAACTGCTTTCGATGCAGCTTCGAGTCCGTGATGATCCGCGGCCAGCACAGCGCGGCGAACACAACCGGATTCCGTGCGCAAACGGGAGTCGTACTCACCGCCAACACCGGCGGCACCTCTTTCCTGGATTGCGATATCAACAATCTCGGTACAGGGATGAAGACCTCATGCATTCAGAACTATGTTGCCAACAGCAAGTTCGCCACCAATTATGTGGGAATACTCGGAACCGGTAACAATCTCAACGCCGGCATGTCCCTCATGAACACCGAATTCGTATCCAATCCGAGCGTTGCCGAAACCAACGTCCACATCTACATCGACGGTCGCGCCAACGATTGGTGGTTGACGAACTGCTGGTTCGAAGGCGCCAACAAGGCAATCGTCGTCGGAGTAGCGGGAGTCGGCGGGCCTTCTCAGTTCGGGATGTCCAACTGCAAGGTCGCGGGGAAACAGATCGTCCTCGATCTGCAGTACTGCCGGCAACCCCACCTGTCCAATGTCGTGTTCGACGCGGACCCGGGTGGAACCCCCACCCTTCTCCGCATCAACGCGAGCTCTTGCCCCGACGGCGTGGCCATCAACCTCATCAACAGCCAGGCCGCGGACTTCGCGTCGTCGGTCTTCCCGCCGAACTGGACGGTCATCGGCCGTCGTCGATTCGGGTCCACTCTGGTATCGCCCAACGGCCACAGCTGGCAGTTGAAGGTGAGTGACAGCGGTGCAGTCACAGCCAGCGACCTCGGTGTCATCTGA
- a CDS encoding condensation domain-containing protein: MHSQLGMRDAQSAHPDSPGFQVGFICWFGSIDGIPPDVGMLVAAMERTLAETPALTVRLHDDDGSWTQVPAEPDDRPNIVVVDLSQEPDPLAAFYSRVDSVSEQSFELADTALIRVEVTAIDATTVAVAGWAHHIVVDGYGAGLFRTRLLQHYVSLLRGHPSPPGFFGDFGELVRTERTAQPTDIDYWVSLLADPPRRVTFAEHTSRRAPRPRRSTITIARDAIDVGHLDSGRPLSATLLAIVSAWTALLLGEDEAVIGVPRHNRSTPVERTTPSMMMTELPIRVAVPVDATTASLAVECHSALICGRPHTCVRPEDLHGAVPSAWRTGRVHGPSVNVQPFDLVHEFGGASMRWELTNFGPIADMTIVFMTGSDDQIAVEILTNPDLYTEVAHDRHVERLSTFIHQCVTREPHTPVIEHQILTADEIETHESLRTCHGDRPREEAALSRGQNLSPAALASAASARSPLSGLLVLNSRGRHVAFGEVGRVTLLGPTGSTHTDLLASVHPDGVTYHGRHSHRRFIRGHWVDLGAVADEVGAEDGVLSADVDPTRPSIVVVPVDPARAEDLTRALRPKLPRGVRIDVTDRAR; encoded by the coding sequence ATGCACTCCCAGTTGGGGATGCGGGATGCGCAGAGCGCACACCCCGACTCTCCCGGCTTTCAGGTCGGGTTCATCTGTTGGTTCGGATCGATCGACGGCATACCTCCTGATGTGGGGATGCTGGTGGCGGCGATGGAGCGGACCCTTGCCGAGACCCCGGCATTGACCGTTCGTCTGCACGACGACGATGGATCATGGACCCAGGTACCTGCCGAGCCGGACGACCGCCCGAACATCGTGGTCGTCGATCTCAGTCAGGAGCCGGATCCGCTGGCGGCGTTCTACTCTCGGGTGGACTCCGTCTCCGAGCAGTCCTTCGAACTCGCCGACACCGCGCTCATTCGAGTCGAGGTGACGGCGATCGATGCCACCACGGTGGCTGTGGCGGGCTGGGCCCACCACATCGTCGTGGACGGCTACGGTGCCGGCCTTTTTCGGACGCGACTGCTACAGCACTACGTCTCTCTTCTACGGGGGCATCCGTCACCGCCCGGGTTCTTCGGCGACTTCGGCGAGCTGGTGCGAACCGAACGCACTGCGCAACCCACCGACATCGATTACTGGGTATCGCTGTTGGCCGACCCACCGCGGCGGGTGACCTTTGCCGAACACACCTCGCGGCGCGCGCCCCGCCCTCGTCGGAGCACCATCACGATCGCCCGTGACGCGATCGATGTCGGTCATCTCGACTCGGGTCGTCCGCTGTCCGCGACCCTGTTGGCGATCGTCTCGGCATGGACCGCTCTGCTCCTGGGCGAGGACGAGGCGGTCATCGGCGTCCCCCGGCACAACCGTTCGACCCCCGTGGAGCGAACAACTCCGTCGATGATGATGACCGAACTGCCGATCCGTGTCGCCGTACCGGTCGACGCGACAACCGCATCGCTGGCGGTCGAATGCCATTCCGCCCTGATCTGCGGTCGGCCCCACACCTGCGTACGTCCCGAAGATCTTCACGGTGCCGTTCCTTCGGCGTGGCGGACCGGACGCGTCCACGGACCCAGCGTGAACGTGCAGCCATTCGACCTCGTTCACGAGTTCGGCGGCGCCTCGATGCGGTGGGAGTTGACCAATTTCGGCCCGATCGCCGACATGACCATCGTGTTCATGACCGGTTCCGATGATCAGATCGCTGTCGAGATCCTGACCAATCCGGACCTCTACACCGAGGTGGCGCACGACCGGCACGTGGAGCGACTCTCGACGTTCATCCACCAGTGCGTCACGCGTGAACCGCACACTCCGGTGATCGAGCATCAGATTCTCACCGCGGACGAGATCGAGACCCACGAGAGTCTCCGGACCTGCCACGGCGACCGTCCGCGCGAGGAGGCCGCACTGAGTCGTGGGCAGAACCTGTCGCCGGCCGCCCTCGCGTCCGCTGCCTCGGCGCGATCGCCGTTGTCCGGCCTGCTGGTGCTGAATTCTCGGGGCCGTCACGTGGCTTTCGGTGAGGTCGGCCGTGTGACGCTCCTCGGCCCGACCGGATCAACCCACACCGATCTGCTCGCCTCGGTGCATCCGGACGGCGTCACTTATCACGGCCGCCATTCACACCGGCGATTCATTCGAGGGCACTGGGTGGATCTCGGCGCCGTTGCCGATGAGGTCGGCGCGGAGGACGGCGTCCTCTCGGCCGACGTGGACCCGACACGCCCCTCCATCGTCGTGGTGCCCGTCGATCCGGCGCGCGCAGAGGATCTCACCCGAGCACTTCGGCCGAAGCTGCCCCGTGGAGTCCGCATCGACGTCACCGACCGTGCACGCTGA
- a CDS encoding metal-dependent hydrolase produces MSQSTHTSKAVRIAPGEHDPGPVSLHARNVAFDFEATPLHWIPGHPMSSNVISMLNLLLPEGERWFVTTYNEALPLVADEELAATMRGFIGQEAMHAEAHDKVLWDFLDRHGVDPRPFQRQMQWLFRKALSPKQSWSEDRRKKDLVERLWLIAAIEHYTAILGDFALNNTWREHGSDPAMTDLFTWHGAEEVEHRCVAHDVAVYFGDGYLRRGRAMAISLVGLLMLINRGSRFIAKSDPTIEYSYWRMIREYARGARAGVLPTLRSIIFATFSYFKPTFYPDQIGSTAQAVAYLAASPAARAAHP; encoded by the coding sequence ATGTCACAGTCAACCCACACCTCGAAAGCAGTTCGGATCGCACCCGGCGAGCACGATCCGGGACCGGTGTCACTGCACGCGCGCAACGTCGCGTTCGACTTCGAGGCGACTCCGCTGCACTGGATCCCGGGCCATCCGATGTCGTCGAACGTCATCAGCATGCTGAACCTGCTGCTCCCCGAGGGTGAGCGGTGGTTCGTCACGACCTACAACGAGGCACTGCCATTGGTCGCCGACGAGGAGCTCGCCGCCACCATGCGCGGGTTCATCGGCCAGGAGGCCATGCACGCCGAGGCCCACGACAAGGTGCTGTGGGACTTCCTCGACCGGCACGGCGTCGACCCGCGACCGTTCCAGCGTCAGATGCAGTGGTTGTTCCGCAAGGCGTTGTCGCCCAAGCAGTCCTGGTCGGAGGATCGTCGCAAGAAGGATCTCGTCGAGCGGCTCTGGCTGATCGCGGCGATCGAGCACTACACCGCGATCCTCGGCGACTTCGCGCTGAACAACACCTGGCGCGAGCACGGCTCCGATCCGGCGATGACCGACCTGTTCACGTGGCACGGCGCCGAGGAGGTCGAACACCGCTGCGTCGCACATGATGTCGCGGTCTACTTCGGCGACGGGTACCTCCGCCGCGGCCGGGCCATGGCGATCAGCCTCGTCGGTCTGTTGATGCTGATCAACCGCGGCAGCCGGTTCATCGCCAAGAGCGACCCGACGATCGAGTACTCGTACTGGCGGATGATCCGCGAATACGCCCGCGGCGCCCGTGCGGGCGTGCTGCCCACGTTGCGGTCGATCATCTTCGCCACCTTCAGCTACTTCAAGCCGACGTTCTATCCCGACCAGATCGGTTCCACCGCACAGGCTGTCGCCTACCTCGCCGCGTCGCCCGCAGCGCGCGCGGCACATCCGTGA